Genomic DNA from Brassica rapa cultivar Chiifu-401-42 chromosome A04, CAAS_Brap_v3.01, whole genome shotgun sequence:
TTTTTCTCAGTActttatgttgtttttttttaacttcaggCCACAATTGGTATTGATTTTCTGTCAAAGACTATGTACCTTGAAGATCGAACTGTCAGACTGCAGTTGTGGTAAGATCTGTAACATCATTTCAGGTTTCGAATAAACTAGCAGATGATTAACATTGAGAGATGATTCATATGACAGGGATACAGCTGGGCAAGAGAGGTTTAGGAGTCTTATTCCGAGCTATATCAGGGACTCTTCTGTTGCTGTTATTGTCTATGATGTTGCAAGTATGTGGACCTTCTCTGCTTTCTAATCTTTTCAAAATACATGCATACTTTCCCATGTTTTAGATACAGTAATCTTATGAATATATGCGTTTTGATTTCTTCCTTATCTTgatccattctttttttttctgcgTTGTGAAACTTGATCATTATTTTGGTTTTCCTGTTGACATATAGGCAGGCAATCGTTTCTAAACACTGCTAAGTGGATAGATGAGGTTAGGACAGAGCGTGGTAGTGATGTCATAGTTGTGCTCGTGGGAAATAAAACCGACCTTGTAGACAAAAGGTTAGGACAGAGCGTTTGCTGTTTGTTACTACTGATGGCGCCTTACTAATAAAAAGGGTTGTTTTCTCAGGCAAGTGTCAATAGAGGAAGCAGAAGCCAAGGCTCGTGAGCTTAATGTAATGTTCATCGAAACCAGTGCCAAAGCTGGCTTCAACATAAAGGTAACAAAGGACAAACAAAAACTGCTAGGCTCATATAGATTTACCTTTGATACTCCTCTCAACACTTGTTTACCTTTTTCACTTGTTTATTGCTAGGCTCTTTTCCGCAAGATAGCAGCAGCTTTACCCGGAATGGAAACACTGTCTTCAACAAAGCAAGAGGATATGGTTGATGTGAATCTCAAGTCTTCCAATGCCAATGCATCTTCGGCTCAGCAGCAATCAGGAGGATGctcttgttaaaaaaaaatttggcaaCAAACATTATAGAGAACAAAAGAACATACTCGAAAAAAGCCCTCGCACGATCTTGATCTGCTATTACCTTCTTCTTTGTGTAAAATTtttgccttcttcttcatcagatTGTTTTTAAAGAGAGTCTCCTTGCTTTAGTTTATTGGTTTGTCCCTAACTCTAAATTGTTGTTGTCTTTTGGAGTTTTAAAGGCTATTCAGtacttttttaaatattgtGATTTATCTGTCTCCGAAATTGAATCATATAACTTTAagctatctatactattaaaatagaatctATCATAGCATTCTCTCTTTATTTTTCCAATTTATTTACAATAGCATGCCCAATCAGTTTGTGAATTCTATTATACATAGTAAGTGAATTTGCATCATTATAAAACTTGATTTAATGTCAATTAATAACGAATCAAGTTTAATAATGATGCAAATTCAGTTACTATGTATAAGAGAATTAATAATGCTTAATTTACAAAACtataagttttataattatatCAAGAAGGTTGAATAAATATTTTGCATTTGATTTATATTGATTCATATATAATAATGTAAGGCGAAAGTGATATCATATACAATATTTGTCAATTCTTACATGAACTAGTCTTCGGTGGAGTATTGGATTTAGAAATTCAATTGAGTTTAAAGGAATTGAAGTTTCTGTTAAAATTTTGTGTCatttaatcatatattttatcaatttttataaaaaaaatggtgTTATTATATTAAGTATTTGTAATCATTCTTCTGAAATCCTTGAAATTCTAATGTTACTCAATTTAGCGATTCCGTAATTCCATAAAATATTTGTGTTATTCGATTTTGGTGGATTttgcattaattttttttgaaaatgattttacggaaaatttactaaaaaatataaaaaaccatTCTTTTTCCTTTGTTTAGGATTTGAAGATAAAGAGAAAAACATTTACCAGTTTATTATACAATGAGAAACTTTTttcattataaataaaatatatattccacTTCTCTATATGCTGCTATAGTAAAGCCACCCTATAACTTACGTTGAATATTGTGAGTGACattttaggtaatttcgtaTAGAACGGTCAAATTATAaccaaataaagaaagaaagaaaagtctAACGGCGGTTATCAGCTCTACCTAAATCGGCCAGCTTCTTAGACCGGTTCGCGCTAAAAGACGTCGCCGTTGAAATGTGTTGCTTAACCGGAGATTTTGGATAACCGGTATATCCAAAAGAACAGTTAGGTCTAGCTCTCACTAGCGGACTCAAGCACAAACCCATCGTCGTCGTCGCAGTCTTTCTTCTTCCCGGAGTTCCCGTCGCTGGTGTTCTTCTCGCTCTCCCCGGCGAATCTTCAAAAGATTCCAGCTCGTTCGCTGGAGACATGCCTTTGCAGTAGCTATGCCTAGGTCGTTGCTGGTGATGATTTGATTCGGAGGCGATCAAGTCCTCAATGTAACACGTAGTAGTTTTCGACCGTGGGGAGAGGACCTTGGAGAACCATGACCGGTCTGTTCCAAATAAGGTAGAGAACCGAGATAAACCGGTCTGTTTCTTCTTAACCGATCGGTTGGTTTCAAAGACTTTTTCCCATGACGATGATCCTTCACCGCCGTAAGATTCGGAGGCTTCtcctgctcctcctcctcctcgggCGTTGGAGTTTCTAGCAGCAGCGTAAGGAGAAACAGAGCGAGGGAAAaccagaggaggaggagaagaagttcTTGAATggacatgatgatgatgatcgtTATCTTCAGAGGCGGCGAAAGAGAAGAGACGTTCACGGAGACAAGAAGCGCAGACGCCTATAGTGCTGCTGGAGTCAACTGTATGTCTCTTACACCTCATcggaaaattttgaaaatataaaagacTCTGGCTGTGAGAGAGAGTCTTCGGTTTCtgataattataagaaaactaagAACAAGATCCGTTGAGTCCtatgtgtatatattttcttCCGACTCCAAGTTTCGCTTTAGAAGAGTAGAGGGGAGATGTACAGAGAAGAAAATCTCCGGAATAAATGGAAATTTCAGATTTGATTTTAAGAAATGTAAAATACACTTTTATGTTtgctcaaaagaaaaaaagagagtataagatacacttttatataataaaggTTTGACACGTTAGCATTTGGTTAGGATAAATTGAACCAATGTCGTTGTGAAGATGACTATACTTATGATTAAATATAATCTCATCCATATTTAATTAACGtcattatagtttttttttgtatagtgGGTAGATGAATAtttcatagttttttttatgattCGTGCCGTTGACATTCGTTTTCTTATCGTTGTCAAAACAAACATCATTTCATCACATATGGGCTTATGTTATGATTAGCTTAGTAGTTGTTACTTAAAAATTCACTAAACGTACTCTTAATTTGACTCATTAAAACCATATTAAATTGGATTAGACAAAGAGTATTTGGGACGTCGTATTATGAAGAAATGCATAGAAAATTCCATGGAAAACTACCAAATTGAAGTTTCCTTATATTCTGAATAACAACACGTTTTAAATTTGTACAAGTATGGTTTGTTATTAAGTGCCTTGTCTAATTGTGATATTCTTCAGTCTATGTGCGTTGATATTTGAAATATTCAATGATAAAATTATGCCATATACTGTATAAGTATATGAAAGTGAATTCAAAGATACGGTATGAATCAAATCCACATCTACATGGAAACATTAGAAAAGCCTACTTCCCTttgaactatttttaaaaacaaatcatgaaaataaatacTTAGTGGTGAATGGTTCTTCAATGTATAATGTATATACATTCAATTAAAAGGAAAGACAAGTATGTGACGGCAACAAAAAAAGATTGGACGCTCGTGGATGGTGGAAGCCGACAAGTGTTAGGTGTTACGAGTCGTCGTCGTCTTGTATAAAACCCACACGCTTGTTAGTCCGTTTCTTCTTGGGTTAGAGTTAGACCACGTGAACGCCCTTCTCTCTTGCTTCTTACTGGGGCCACAGTGGCATTGCAAAATATTTGTATCATCACGCTAGGTGAGAAGTAGATGGGACAAGTGTGACATTAGTTTTATTGAAAATTGAAGATATGGTGTGCCTATGTtgtaattcttttttattttgtaaactgCCTATGTTGTAATATTTGCTAGATACGTATCttgaataattttaattataaaaaatattagagaGATGTGTAAAAGGTTTGATATAAACATGTATACTTTATACTTATAAAGAATTAGCAATACTTGGAATTTtaaacaacatattttttttgaacacaaggAATTTTCAACAACATAAAACTTGAAACTACTACCAAAATCAcgagtattttgtttgaataaTTGTGAATATAGAATATAAAAATCATATCCAAAGTACTTAATATTAgccatatatataatttgttaataGATAACGTAATAATTATGAGATAAGATTtcagttactttttttttgaaaagacaaAATTCATATAACTATATGGCaaaatatcaattaattaaGTATTTTGACTCTTtgtaaaacaataaataatagaTTTGACTCAATTTTCAAAGtttaatactttttattaattagATTGGACTGGTTGGTTAATCACATTGTAAACGCCCGCTCTCTATTTCACCACTTGGTCTCTCAAAGTCCATGCTCGTGGCGTAATCTCTCTTCTTCGTATCGGAATCATCGAGATAAAAGTGAAGATGGCGACGATGGAGAGCTTGATCGGTTTGGTTAACAGGATACAAAGAGCATGCACTGCACTCGGCGACTATGGCGGCGGAAACAacgctctctcttctctctgggAAGCTCTTCCTTCTGTAGCCGTCGTCGGTGGCCAGGTTCTCATCTCATCGGACATAACTCTCACATGACTTATTAGGCTTTTTATCTTACACCTTGTCTTTAACGTTGTTTTATGTTATGAATGTAGAGTTCTGGAAAGTCTTCTGTCCTCGAGAGCATTGTCGGAAGAGATTTTCTCCCTAGAGGATCTGGTTTGTATTACTTAACCTAAAAACTTTCGATTGATATAGTTAAGACCGGCCTTGGACATAGCTAGGTCAAACATTGATCACTCCTAAAATTTTAagaactaatatatatatatagtgtgtgtgtgtgtgtatatatatattaattcttaaattgtttaaaaaaaattatactaaattGTTTATGATCCCAAAATTTTAGGAATAGTCTTTATAGTAAACAAATGGTTAAGAGGTTAAGAGATAACTTGTTCCGCAGGTATTGTTACGAGGAGGCCGTTGGTGTTACAGCTACATAAGACTGAACATGGAACATATGAATACGCTGAGTTTCTACACCTTACCAATAAGAGATTCACCAACTTCTGTATGTAAATGAACGAATGTGTGCTTGTGTTTGGCTATAGCGAATACATCACATGTTGGTTAATATTGAAAACTATGTCATATGGCAGCTTTGGTTCGTAAGGAGATTCAAGATGAGACTGATAGAATCACTGGGAAGAACAAACAGATCTCTCCTGTTCCTATTCACCTCAGTATCTTCTCTCCCAATGGTTGGTTGTTTTGTTGCAGTTCCTATGATGTTCTTGTTTTTCAGACATGTTTTAAGATCCAGCTAACATCAGTTCTCTTGTTGTGTTCTTTTGAAAACAGTTGTGGATCTTACTCTCATTGACTTACCTGGTTTGACTAAAGTTGCTGTTGGTATGTTTTTTTATCTGGCTCTGCTTATTTTGTTGATGTAGTTACTTGTTAGTTGTTAACAttgtcactttttttttgtttccagaAGGACAGCCAGAAACTATAGCTGAAGATATTGAGTCCATGGTTCGCTCATACGTTGCAAAGGTGAGTATTGCTAGTAGTTCTTACACTCTTCTTGTCTTGGTGATTCTGTTAAATTAATATACTCTAGTCACATTTCTTGTAATTTGTTAGTTTTGATTATGTTACTTATTTTTTCAAC
This window encodes:
- the LOC103866148 gene encoding uncharacterized protein LOC103866148 — its product is MRCKRHTVDSSSTIGVCASCLRERLFSFAASEDNDHHHHVHSRTSSPPPLVFPRSVSPYAAARNSNARGGGGAGEASESYGGEGSSSWEKVFETNRSVKKKQTGLSRFSTLFGTDRSWFSKVLSPRSKTTTCYIEDLIASESNHHQQRPRHSYCKGMSPANELESFEDSPGRARRTPATGTPGRRKTATTTMGLCLSPLVRARPNCSFGYTGYPKSPVKQHISTATSFSANRSKKLADLGRADNRR
- the LOC103866149 gene encoding ras-related protein RABH1b; amino-acid sequence: MAPVSALAKYKLVFLGDQSVGKTSIITRFMYDKFDNTYQATIGIDFLSKTMYLEDRTVRLQLWDTAGQERFRSLIPSYIRDSSVAVIVYDVASRQSFLNTAKWIDEVRTERGSDVIVVLVGNKTDLVDKRQVSIEEAEAKARELNVMFIETSAKAGFNIKALFRKIAAALPGMETLSSTKQEDMVDVNLKSSNANASSAQQQSGGCSC